The Podospora bellae-mahoneyi strain CBS 112042 chromosome 7, whole genome shotgun sequence genomic sequence caacaacaacaacaacaataacaacaatcGGCCCTCTCAAAAATCGGGCCTCACCCGCTCGTATACTACCAAGTTTTGAGGGGTCCATGAATCCATGAGTTTATAGGGCCCGTGGTTTGTGTTCCCTTGCCATTCTCGCATATCCCTTTGCAAGACTGGGAAGGAAAGCACAAGATGACGACAGTTACGACTGATGACGGATTACACTCACATATGTGGCGGCTGAGGGGGGGctcgcacacacacacaacacaagtATTGGTTTGCATTATATGGGGTTAAAAAGGGGCTGGCGCGCTTCCAGCCTCAcggctgcttcttcttccagatGTGGATGATCTTTTGGGGCGGCttgggggagtggggggaATACTTTACTTGGTGTGGGATTATCTTGTCGTAATCACGAATACTTAATGAACGGATGGGTTCTTTGTTTTTCAATAGGGGGTTGGGTAAACCGGAGTATATAGGGGGgtaccacacacacaacatacacaacaacagcaagggAAGGGTCAAACgggacaacaacagcatATTCTGGACTTGGGAAGCGTGTTTAGCTTTGGGAGCGAGCTTTGTTTTTGTggctttttttctcttctcatcCTGGCTTTTTTGCTGTTCTGCGGGAGGATTTTTTTCAGTGAGGTTTTGATATCTCTTCTTGATTTTTCGGTTCTTTCTTTTCACCGGCGGCCTGGATTGCGttgtgtcttttttttttcgggaTATATGGATTGGGactgggttggttggggcgAGGATTGTATTTGGAAATCCATTATAACATGTATGGATTGGGCTTCTATGTGTGGTCGTGGGTGGATCTGGGAGCTCATTTCTGTCTTGAGTTATATCGATCTGTTTAGGGGGATATCTTTGTTTGGATTTCCTTTACAGGATCTGTGGGAATACCTGGCTTGGgaatttttattttctgtTGAGAATCATCAATCTGATTTTGCGCTTTGCGGATTTGTTGTTCTCTTCTGTGGACATTATTGACTTTAGGCTTTGACATATGTACAGGTGAATGTGTATAAAATGATGTGATGTGTGGGTGGGGGTTCATGCGTGTGAAAAGAATTAAAGCTTGACTTTGACTCTGCCCTGTTGAGGATGCTTTTGGAACGTGATGTTTGTATCAGGAGCAAACTGAGACTATTTCCCAAACTAAGAACCAGGTTCAATACGTCTTCACTCCAAACCTGAAAAATTACACTTGAACAGCTCTAAAGCAAGCACGACCATCCTATCTACATCTCAAAAACATATTCCCGTGTGAGAGCAAGCACCAGAAATGTCCTAGCATAGACCTCCAACTTTGATACGAAAAGAGGCAAAGAAAGCCCAGAGTCCACTTCACATCTCAGAATCCAAGCAATCTACCCCAAAGGGCAAATGCCAGGGAAATAGCCACTGCATCTCTGAtcttgtcttttcttctttcatCCCCAAACAGGCCTAAGCTCTTCTTTTCATAGTATcaaaccctccccaaactcagTCCACCCCTCCTGTATATTTCTAGACCAAACAACaagcaacctcaacaacttCCACTCAAAAAGGAGAACAAAACAATCGGCATCCATCAATCCCTGGAAAATACCAAATCCAGTTCTCTAACCACGTATTGTGCGTACCATAGCCATCTCGCTTACTGGTTCATTGGTTTACATTTGGTTTATCTGTGTATATAGCAAAAGCAAAGTCTCGCAAAGAGAAAcaatctcccctcccctcaaaatctaccacccaccccccccccctcccccccaactccacTCCATCATTAACCCACCCTTaaagcaacaccaccctctcaaaTCAGTCTATATCCTacaaacaacaccatcttcttcaaacAGTCTATATCTTACAAAACacttcctcatccccccctcccattaTCTGtacacaacaacagcctaTCTTATCAACACACTCACTGTCAACACACACtccttccctctctttctACCTCTCTCTCAAACGCGGCAGAATCATATATATGTATAAGAGAAAACCAGGGAAAAATACCACAACAAAAACTGTGTTGTACAACCTACCGCAAAAGGGCAACGTTGACATAAACGAGTGTGTGGTTGGTCGCCAAGagcaaagcaagcaaggAATGTAAAAGCTGTTGCAGTGGTGCTGGGGAAAATTCATTCTTGGCTGCACAAAAGCAAGGTAGGGTATAGTGGGTAGGTGGGAATGGCGTGTGATGAAGGCTATTATCGTGCGGTTtacaagaaagaaagaaagaggaagaggcgcAATCAATGGCAAAGGGCACaaggaaaaataaaacaACCAATGGGTAATTAAGAAGGGCAAGCCAGTTAGAGGTAGTAGCAGATGTGATGATAAGTCAAAGTCGGTGGGAATACAAGGTAGATAGGTATTGTAGATAAGGTAAAGGGGTAATATGTGCCCAgcgaaaaaaacaaaacaaaaagacacCGCGTGGTATAAGGTAAGGataagtaggtaggtaggtaaaaATGTGTAGCAGgtaaaccaccaccaccaccaccaccaccaccaccaacccagcatCCATAGAACACCATACCACCcgccccaaccaaccatcaaaaccacccatcccccttcctccttctccaaatCTTCCACCCCAAAAATAAAACCCCCTGTTGTTACCCCTTAgatcccatcccatcccatcccaatATTTTATGTATTGCCGTTCGCCCAAGTAACCCATAGCTCCTCCTTCGCTATAACTCCCTTTTCgcctcaacaacaaaaaagtACAATTCACGCCATTATTTAttgtgttgatgttgatgttgttgttgttgttgttgttgttgttgtatttCTCAACGAGAAAACCCCCTTTGTGGtaaagacaagaaaaagagatgGGGGGAAAATTACACAAACCACATCGCCATaaacaaaaccaccacccctgccacagcaacaacaacaagttCAACGCATGATTTTAAACACAGAAAAAGGAGTGTAAATAAACTTTGGTTTCAAAAACACATAAAAAGCAAATAAACTCCACGCTTTCAAACACAAGACAAATAAAATCAAAAACATCTCATCAACCCATCCATGTAAGCTGTCGGTGTGTGTGTTCGTACGATATGTCCCGGTTCGGTTGTTCCCGATATTTGTTTTCCCCTCAACGACCATGAGGGGAAAGGTTTTAAAtagcaaaaaaagaaaaataaaaacacatctgaaagagagaaaaaaaaccacagCAAAGTAATAACAAACATCATTTGGAAGCTAACCAGCCATCAGCGACACCCAGCCACTCTGACAAACATCAGGTGTTGGTGTTACTACTATGGCCCCTTCAAATGAGAAAAGCAAGCCCAAGCCCCATAACCCATAACCATAAGCCCACGACACAAAAGTCGGCGTCGCATCCCACTCCCATTCCGAAACTTAGGTACGTAAAGTACGAGGAAAGcaaacgaaaaagaaaaacgtCATGTTGGGTATCCTTTTGTCCATGTCTATTCCCTGTAAATGTGTTGTTTGTGTGTTTCGGGAAGACTGACCGTAATTGCCGTATaaaggtggtgaagggtATGCGGTATGCTCGGGTATGGAACGATGAAAAGAAAGCCCCCATTCGCCAATAGATCAAAAGGCAGAGATGAAACCCATTTGAGCAGATGGAACCCGTGGTGGCAATCCAAGGCGCGCTTTCCAGATATACAAACCAAAACATGTTTTGGTGAAGAATTAAGAGTGCGGAGTAATCCAGGCGCCCGAGGTGTGCAATGTAATGAGCAAAGTGCCTGTCCATGTGGGTAAAGGACCAAAATCTCAACGGAAAAGCGTAGGGCCCAAAAGGGCCGAAGATTAAAATCGCAATATCGGTGAAAGGAAGGCAAGGCGAAGAGAAGCTTGGGGATAGACATGGCACTATGCCACCGGCAGAGAAGAGTTAGACCTCGTCGGCCTGGTCCTGAATGTTGACCGTCGCGTCTGTCGCGGCAGATTTGGCATCCGTCTGACCAATCGTCTCCTCGACGGCACTCTCACTAGTGCTTGGCGGACTGCTTGAAGGGCTGTTCGGGCCCATCGTGAGGTTTGGAGTCGGCACCGCCGAGCTCACGTCGACGTGAAGGCCAGGAGAAGTCGGGGCCGTCGACGAAGGTGTGtagctggtgatggcgttgTGCAAGCGATCAACTCCGGCAATTTGCTTGCCCGTGCacatcttcttgatggaTGCAAGAAGCGGTCTCACCTCATTGACCAGGACATCCCTATCCTGCCCTTGCAGCTCACTGAGGAGGGTTTCTAACTGGGGTTAGCTTTCTGAGTATCACAAGATATTCCGAGGGACTTACGGAGGACGTAGTTGCCGAACTGGTCCTTGGTCAAGGATACCAAGAAAGAGttgccatcatctcctcggGACATGAAGCGGTCCCTGATGTCGCGCTGTTGGTCAGCCGTACCATGCTTGATGCACTTCTCCACGACGTTGGAGGCGAACTTGtgcttggagaagatgggcaGCTGAGACATGACGAGGGCAACCATCTTGGAACGGTCATCGGGAGAGCCATCCGTGATGACGTGCTGCGTCACATAGTTGCCGTACTGATCCATGATCAGCATCTGGGCGCAGCTGTGCAGCTCCTTCATGATGGACTGCTTGTCTGCCTCGTTCCCATGCTCAAGAGCACGCTGGATCACACGGCACCCATACGCATGCGACGACAGCTCGCTGACACGTCCCCTGAAGCAATCGAAAATGAAACCAATGTGTTGCCGAGGCACTGTCTGAATGATCTTCTGGACGACGTGGTTTCCGTTCTGGTCCTTCACGATTGTGAGAATCTCGGGCTCGAGTTCCTTGACCAACTCAGCCTGTTGCTCTACGAGCACGTGCGAGAGAGCCTATTGCTAGTCAGCGCctgaaaacaaaacaagaaagcAGAGAAGCTCACCTTCTGAACAACTCGGCAGGCGTACATCTGCATCGAGAGTTCAACAACCTTGCCCTTCATGGCCGCAGCAAGCACTTGCTTCTGGGCTTGATTCCCATGCTCAAAGAACTTTTGGATGACATAGTTGCCAAACAGATCCTTCATCAGCACGATGGCATTGGGCTCAATCTCATGGAAGACCTGATTCTTGTCATCACTGTTGGCCGTCTCAAGCTTGTTCTGGATAAAGCGAGAGCCGTGCTGGTCACCACTGAACTCCACAATGAAGCCATAGATGTCCTTGAGCTCGAATCGCTTGCTGGACTTGTTCCCAGTCTTGAACTCCTCTAGCTTCAAGCTCCGAACTCCCCTGGCCGGGTCCCGGTCACTGCTTGGGCGAACCGGCGGCACGCCGTTGTGAGCAAATGGATACTGTGGAAGTGGGTATCCCGGAAACTGCATTGGCTGTCTGCCATAGACAGCGTCATAGGGGCCTGGTGCGTACTGTGGGAAGTTGTAATACCCATTCTGGTAGTAGGGTGACTGCGGTGGGAAATGGGACAAGCTGCGCCGGTCCGCTTCAGGCCCCGATCGAAGGTCGCGTGACACCGGTCTTGACCATGAATCGATGGCGGGTGTGAAGCTTCGTGGGCTGTTCAGCCCCACGCCAGTCGCACCAGCACGGTACGTGCTACCGGCAGGCGAGCTGCGATCAACTCCAGAGCCCCGCCTGTCCAGGGAGATGCTGTTGGAGTAGCTATCCCGCGAGTGTCCAGCCTGGTACCCTTGACCATGATCCCAAGGCTGGGAGCCTGGATTAAGCTGGAAATCCTGCGAGCCGTTACCGAATGACTGCAGATTTCCCAAAGCGTTGGAGCCTCCATTGAGACCAGAACCAATGGCCATGCGTCCCAACCGCTCTGGGAGATCATCATCGGGAATTTGCTGCCCCATGTTGTTGTGGTCGTAACTTCTTGGGTTCTGGCCATGGAATGACCCGGTTGGCCCGTTCAAAGAGGGACGTTGGGAGTGAATCGAAGTATGAGGTGTGCCGAAGGGATAGTCGGCATACGGGGCCCCCTGGCCGTGCAAATCATTGTCTGACTGGCCAGAAGTGGAAAGGTGATCCCGCGAGTGCCCATTTCCCAAGAAAGACTGGTCTTGCATAGATCGGGAAGCTGGGTACCTGCCAACAGGCTGTTCAGGTTCGCCATTCAGGTTGCTGAAAGAGTTGTCCTTGTCATCAGTGAAGTCAGCATACTGCGACGTATACTTGGGAAAGCCATTCTTGGCATCCTTTGAGCCACCCAAGGCACGTTGTGTCATTGTCTGTGATCCCGAATAGTAAGGCATGCTGCTTGACATGTCATGAAGCTGAACCTCTGAGCGTGTTCGGTTCGGAGATGTCTGACCGGACACGTTGCGGTTCTGGGAGTTATCGTTTGAGTTCCAAGGGCCTCCGGGCCTGCCCCATGGATCGATTTCCGATGTGGATGCCAGCGCACCGGACCCCGAGGGGGTAACAAATCCGTCGTTAGAATCTCCACCGCATGTTAGTTAAGCCTTCTCATGGAGCGCCTGACTGGAAAAACATACCTCTGGCGCCCACAGCCTCCCTGCTCTTCACAAAGCTGTTGCcaatggtgttggtgttggaccAGATGCTGGTGCCGCTTCCCCAGGTATTTGGCGCCGGGAATGTGTTTGTGATGGGCTGGGAGCTCTTCTCAATACCGTTTGCGCCGTTGCCTGTGGAGCTTGGGGCAAGGTTCGGGAACCTGCTTGGTCGAGTCTAGAAGATCAGTCAGAACGTCAGTACCAGATTCGGGCAGCCATATCCTTCAAAGGCAGGAGCGAATGCGTCTCTCTTATATGGGAAGCAACTTACCGTGCCTGC encodes the following:
- the PUF3 gene encoding mRNA binding protein puf3 (COG:J; EggNog:ENOG503NVGT), whose amino-acid sequence is MTSSSTQRSTNGTTMAGTTRPSRFPNLAPSSTGNGANGIEKSSQPITNTFPAPNTWGSGTSIWSNTNTIGNSFVKSREAVGARDSNDGFVTPSGSGALASTSEIDPWGRPGGPWNSNDNSQNRNVSGQTSPNRTRSEVQLHDMSSSMPYYSGSQTMTQRALGGSKDAKNGFPKYTSQYADFTDDKDNSFSNLNGEPEQPVGRYPASRSMQDQSFLGNGHSRDHLSTSGQSDNDLHGQGAPYADYPFGTPHTSIHSQRPSLNGPTGSFHGQNPRSYDHNNMGQQIPDDDLPERLGRMAIGSGLNGGSNALGNLQSFGNGSQDFQLNPGSQPWDHGQGYQAGHSRDSYSNSISLDRRGSGVDRSSPAGSTYRAGATGVGLNSPRSFTPAIDSWSRPVSRDLRSGPEADRRSLSHFPPQSPYYQNGYYNFPQYAPGPYDAVYGRQPMQFPGYPLPQYPFAHNGVPPVRPSSDRDPARGVRSLKLEEFKTGNKSSKRFELKDIYGFIVEFSGDQHGSRFIQNKLETANSDDKNQVFHEIEPNAIVLMKDLFGNYVIQKFFEHGNQAQKQVLAAAMKGKVVELSMQMYACRVVQKALSHVLVEQQAELVKELEPEILTIVKDQNGNHVVQKIIQTVPRQHIGFIFDCFRGRVSELSSHAYGCRVIQRALEHGNEADKQSIMKELHSCAQMLIMDQYGNYVTQHVITDGSPDDRSKMVALVMSQLPIFSKHKFASNVVEKCIKHGTADQQRDIRDRFMSRGDDGNSFLVSLTKDQFGNYVLQTLLSELQGQDRDVLVNEVRPLLASIKKMCTGKQIAGVDRLHNAITSYTPSSTAPTSPGLHVDVSSAVPTPNLTMGPNSPSSSPPSTSESAVEETIGQTDAKSAATDATVNIQDQADEV